A region from the Aphis gossypii isolate Hap1 chromosome 1, ASM2018417v2, whole genome shotgun sequence genome encodes:
- the LOC114126117 gene encoding cuticle protein 7-like isoform X4, whose product MRRHIFSLNTMALVSIITSSFLYTVIQYFDKTTKKSTKMAAKFIILAACVATALAQYSAPAYKPAYSAPAYSAPKAYAPEPAYAPAPYSFEYSVNDPHTYDVKSQSEYADGNGYVKGSYSLLEADGSTRTVEYTADDYNGFNAVVKNSAPAAYKPAYSAPAYAAPAYPAPTYPAPAYSAPAYKPAYKPAY is encoded by the exons ATGAGGAGACACATTTTTAGCTTAAATACCATGGCTTTGGTCTCCATAATCACCAGTTCATTTCTGTACACAGTCATTCAATACTTTgacaaaacaacaaaaaaatcaactaaaaTGGCCGCTAAG TTCATCATCCTCGCCGCTTGCGTGGCTACCGCCCTTGCTCAATACTCTGCCCCAGCTTACAAGCCAGCGTACTCAGCGCCCGCTTACTCCGCACCAAAGGCTTACGCCCCAGAGCCCGCATACGCCCCAGCCCCATACAGCTTCGAATACAGCGTAAACGACCCACACACCTACGACGTCAAGAGCCAATCTGAATACGCCGACGGCAACGGTTACGTCAAAGGATCCTACAGCCTTTTGGAAGCCGACGGTTCCACCCGCACTGTCGAATACACCGCTGACGACTACAACGGTTTCAACGCCGTCGTCAAGAACTCCGCTCCAGCTGCCTACAAGCCAGCTTACTCCGCACCAGCCTACGCTGCCCCAGCTTACCCAGCACCAACTTACCCAGCACCAGCCTACTCCGCACCGGCCTACAAGCCAGCATACAAACCAgcatactaa
- the LOC114126117 gene encoding cuticle protein 7-like isoform X5, which produces MAAKLIIFAACVASALAQYPAPAYKPAYSAPAYSAPAYSAPAYSAPKAYAPEPAYAPAPYNFEYSVNDPTTYDVKSQSEYSDGNGYVKGSYSLLEADGSTRTVEYTADDYNGFNAVVKNEGGYKAPAYSAPAYKPAYSAPAYKPAYAAPAYAAPAYPAPAYSAPAYKPAYKPAY; this is translated from the exons ATGGCCGCTAAG tTGATCATCTTCGCCGCTTGCGTGGCTTCTGCTCTCGCCCAATACCCCGCCCCAGCTTACAAGCCCGCTTACTCGGCACCAGCTTACTCGGCACCAGCTTACTCCGCACCAGCTTACTCCGCACCAAAGGCCTATGCTCCAGAACCCGCATACGCACCAGCCCCATACAACTTCGAATACAGCGTAAACGACCCAACCACATACGACGTCAAGAGCCAATCCGAATACAGCGACGGCAACGGTTACGTCAAGGGATCTTACAGCCTTTTGGAAGCTGACGGTTCCACCCGTACCGTTGAATACACCGCTGACGACTACAACGGTTTCAACGCCGTCGTCAAGAACGAAGGTGGATACAAGGCCCCAGCTTACTCCGCACCAGCCTACAAGCCAGCTTACTCCGCACCAGCCTACAAGCCAGCTTACGCCGCACCAGCCTATGCTGCCCCAGCTTACCCAGCACCAGCATACTCTGCCCCGGCCTACAAACCAGCATACAAACCAGCATACTAA
- the LOC114126117 gene encoding cuticle protein 7-like isoform X2, translated as MAAKLIIFAACVASALAQYPAPAYKPAYSAPAYSAPAYSAPAYSAPKAYAPEPAYAPAPYNFEYSVNDPTTYDVKSQSEYSDGNGYVKGSYSLLEADGSTRTVEYTADDYNGFNAVVKNEGGYKAPAYSAPAYKPAYSAPAYKPAYAAPAYAAPAYPAPAYSAPAYKPAYKPAY; from the exons aTGGCCGCTAAG tTGATCATCTTCGCCGCTTGCGTGGCTTCTGCTCTCGCCCAATACCCCGCCCCAGCTTACAAGCCCGCTTACTCGGCACCAGCTTACTCGGCACCAGCTTACTCCGCACCAGCTTACTCCGCACCAAAGGCCTATGCTCCAGAACCCGCATACGCACCAGCCCCATACAACTTCGAATACAGCGTAAACGACCCAACCACATACGACGTCAAGAGCCAATCCGAATACAGCGACGGCAACGGTTACGTCAAGGGATCTTACAGCCTTTTGGAAGCTGACGGTTCCACCCGTACCGTTGAATACACCGCTGACGACTACAACGGTTTCAACGCCGTCGTCAAGAACGAAGGTGGATACAAGGCCCCAGCTTACTCCGCACCAGCCTACAAGCCAGCTTACTCCGCACCAGCCTACAAGCCAGCTTACGCCGCACCAGCCTATGCTGCCCCAGCTTACCCAGCACCAGCATACTCTGCCCCGGCCTACAAACCAGCATACAAACCAGCATACTAA